In one window of Carassius carassius chromosome 38, fCarCar2.1, whole genome shotgun sequence DNA:
- the LOC132119086 gene encoding uncharacterized protein LOC132119086: protein MQQLCALRKEKQFCDCSILLVLQCCSAPSSGEVVERLLSKLREMTISEETFLMLLPEVKESSSDLLQVLEALKDKPTEDRSGIDLLSLRMGPDMNANEKECNGALLAETGDAEVAGRLISAALDGSLQALTVWRLLLWTETHSPELRLLMQEVKEKPNAQKLLQTSKYIGVLFKPKSLILETISDITLLEQGLDAMDHGTEQVSEFLQSCRRADGELESVQQTVERVLSRDSEFTLPAAVCQPAELPTAERPQTYWWRTSLYIEISDHDTKVWHHF from the exons ATGCAGCAACTGTGTGCTCTACGAAAAGAGAAGCAGTTTTGCGACTGTTCCATCCTGTTGG TGCTGCAGTGCTGTTCTGCTCCATCCTCTGGAGAGGTGGTGGAAAGGTTGTTATCTAAACTCAGAGAGATGACCATAAGTGAAGAAACGTTTCTGATGCTGCTGCCTGAGGTGAAGGAAAGCTCCTCAGATCTGCTTCAGGTTCTGGAGGCCCTGAAAG ATAAACCAACAGAAGACAGGAGTGGGATTGATTTGTTGAGCCTTAGAATGGGTCCAGATATGAATGCAAACGAGAAAGAG TGTAATGGAGCTCTGCTGGCAGAGACAGGAGATGCTGAGGTGGCTGGAAGGCTGATATCTGCAGCATTGGACGGTTCACTGCAGGCGCTGACTGTTTGGAGGCTTCTGCTGTGGACAGAGACACACAGTCCAGAGCTGCGGCTTCTCATGCAGGAGGTCAAGGAGAAACCAAACGCTCAAAAACTTTTGCAAACCA GTAAATACATAGGTGTGCTCTTCAAGCCCAAATCACTCATTCTGGAAACAATCAGTGACATTACCCTGCTCGAACAAGGTTTGGATGCAATGGATCATGGGACAGAGCAAGTTTCGGAg TTTCTCCAGAGCTGTCGGAGAGCCGATGGCGAGCTGGAGTCAGTTCAACAGACTGTGGAGAGAGTTTTGAGTCGTGACTCAGAGTTCACTCTCCCAGCTGCTGTCTGCCAACCAGCAGAACTTCCCACAGCTGAAAGACCTCAAACATACTGGTGGAGGACTTCTCTGTATATAGAGATTTCTGATCATGATACG